Proteins co-encoded in one Malus sylvestris chromosome 7, drMalSylv7.2, whole genome shotgun sequence genomic window:
- the LOC126629124 gene encoding uncharacterized protein LOC126629124 codes for MRLGAWNIGTLMGKSMEVVEVMVRRRINIMCLKETKWVGLKAKDLENSGFKLWYSGTNRTRNGVGIIVDKILTQDVVDVKRVGDRIMAIKIVIGQELINVISVYVPQVGLDTSSKEKFWEDLGDLVQGIAQTEKLFIGGDLNGHVGEETGNYGGYHGGHGFGERNEDGEAILDFAMVYDLFLANTFFKKREEHVITYKSGSSKTQIDFLLMRKGDRITCKDCKVILGESLANQHRLLVMDVHIKRVRKKNRTWKSPRTRWWNLKGEKQVIFKEKVITQCVWDREGEASQRWDSMASCIRKVAKEVLGESKGFAPHQKESWWWNEEVQRNVKAKKECCKVLYKDMTDENGERYRRAK; via the coding sequence atgcgtttaggagcgtggaatataggaaccttaatgggaaaatctatggaagtagtggaagttatggtgaggagaaggataaatattatgtgcctaaaagaaactaagtgggttggtcttaaggcaaaggatctagaaaactcagggtttaaactttggtattcgggcacaaatagaacgagaaacggtgttggcatcatcgtggacaagatcttgacacaagatgttgttgatgtcaagagggtaggagatagaatcatggcaatcaagattgtaataggacaagaactgatcaatgtgattagtgtgtACGTACCTCAAGTAGGgctggatacgagttcgaaggagaaattttgggaagaccttggagacttggtgcaaggaattgctcagacggagaagttatttataggaggagatttaaatggacacgtgggcgaggagacaggcaactatggaggttatCATGggggccatggttttggggagagaaacgaggatggggaagctatcttggattttgcaatggtatatgatctcttcttagccaacacattctttaagaagagagaagaacatgtgatcacctacaagagtgggtcgtcaaaaacacaaatagattttcttctaatgaggaaaggggatcgtataacttgtaaggattgcaaagttatactgggagagagcttggctaatcaacatcgattattggtgatggatgtacatatcaaaagagtgagaaaaaaaaacaggacTTGGAAGtccccaaggactagatggtggaatctaaaaggagaaaaacaagtcattttcaaagagaaagtaatcacccagtgtgtgtgggatagagagggggaagctagccaaaggtgggattccatggctagttgtatccgaaaagtagcaaaagaggtattaggagagtccaagggctttgctccacaccaaaaggaatcttggtggtggaatgaggaggtacaaagaaatgtgaaggctaagaaggaatgttgtaaagtcttatacaaggatatgaccgatgaaaatggtgaaaggtatagaagagcgaagtaa
- the LOC126630076 gene encoding cytochrome c oxidase-assembly factor cox-23, mitochondrial-like, with translation MLMIKDRIQRRQTHRVEQETATASGASTPPYPSAARISDSQCYPQYTASLKCLEENNSDKIKCQEHFDMYKECKKKERLARLERNKTRSLFS, from the exons ATGTTAATgattaaggaccgcatccaaa GGAGACAGACACACAGAGTAGAACAAGAAACAGCAACGGCATCGGGAGCGTCAACACCGCCGTATCCAAGCGCTGCTAGAATCTCCGATTCTCAGTGTTATCCTCAGTACACCGCCTCTTTAAAGT GTCTGGAAGAAAATAACTCGGACAAGATCAAATGCCAAGAACATTTTGATATGTACAAAGAGTGCAAGAAAAAGGAG AGGTTAGCTCGATTGGAGCGCAACAAGACTAGGTCACTTTTCTCTTGA